A region of Rhodanobacteraceae bacterium DNA encodes the following proteins:
- a CDS encoding Pass1-related protein codes for MSATTAAIVKSAPIEEYRGDPRGFDLAAAIARGKPMVIRGLVRDWPIVQLALQSDTAFARRLAELDNGADVNTLMIAPDADGIIGYSSDMGEFNYRHFKVPITLGLQRLAGYSRRADAPGLAIQSVPLRDCLPGLLADHRLPFLDPAIEPRLWMGNRTVTPTHFDSQQNIACVVCGTRRFTLFPPEQLPNLYVGPLDFAPTGAAISMARLDRPDDPRYPRLKLALQAAQAADLGEGDAIYIPPLWWHHVESLEQLNALVNYWWSTLSVPGYHSGHARAALFHCLLAFRALPPAERAAWRNLLDYYVFGGQDAFAHIPERRRGVLGPLTPGTVEQLQRLARSDL; via the coding sequence GTGAGCGCAACGACCGCGGCGATCGTGAAGTCCGCGCCGATCGAGGAATACCGTGGCGACCCGCGCGGGTTCGATCTCGCCGCGGCCATCGCGCGCGGCAAGCCGATGGTGATCCGCGGTCTCGTGCGCGACTGGCCCATCGTGCAACTGGCGCTGCAATCGGACACCGCTTTTGCCAGACGGCTGGCCGAACTGGACAACGGCGCCGATGTCAACACCCTGATGATCGCGCCCGACGCCGACGGCATCATCGGCTACAGCAGCGACATGGGGGAATTCAATTACCGGCATTTCAAGGTGCCGATCACCCTGGGGCTGCAGCGGCTGGCGGGTTACAGCCGGCGCGCGGATGCGCCGGGACTGGCGATCCAGAGCGTGCCGCTGCGCGATTGCCTGCCCGGCCTGCTCGCCGACCATCGCCTGCCGTTCCTCGATCCCGCGATCGAGCCGCGCCTGTGGATGGGCAACCGCACCGTCACGCCCACCCATTTCGATTCGCAGCAGAACATCGCTTGCGTGGTGTGCGGCACGCGCCGCTTCACGCTGTTTCCGCCGGAACAACTGCCCAATCTGTACGTCGGTCCGCTGGATTTCGCGCCGACCGGCGCGGCGATCAGCATGGCCCGGCTGGACCGTCCCGACGATCCGCGCTATCCGCGCCTCAAGCTCGCGCTGCAGGCGGCGCAAGCCGCCGACCTCGGCGAGGGCGATGCCATCTACATTCCGCCGCTGTGGTGGCACCACGTGGAATCGCTGGAACAGCTCAACGCGCTGGTGAACTACTGGTGGAGCACGCTGTCGGTTCCGGGCTACCACTCCGGCCACGCGCGCGCCGCGCTGTTCCACTGCCTGCTCGCGTTCCGCGCGCTGCCGCCCGCCGAGCGGGCGGCGTGGCGAAACTTGCTGGATTACTACGTGTTCGGCGGTCAGGATGCGTTCGCGCACATTCCGGAACGGCGCCGCGGCGTGCTCGGTCCGCTCACGCCCGGGACCGTGGAGCAGTTGCAGCGACTCGCGCGCAGCGATCTTTGA
- a CDS encoding Ribosomal protein L3 N(5)-glutamine methyltransferase, with protein sequence MTGELQTIVDLIRYAASRFNAAGLTFGHSHDNAIDEATHLVLSSLHLPPDLPPAYGNARVTADEKAKILALIERRIETREPVAYLVGEAWFAGMPFKSDPRALVPRSPIAELIEDDFSPWLDGREVERALDLCTGSGCIGIAMAAHNPHWRVDIADLSDDALALARENIALHQLGDRVRAIRSDLFEGLRDECYDLIVSNPPYVTDAEYAALPDEYAHEPKLGLTAGADGLDIALRILRDAPGHLSDDGLLIVEVGESERALNALLPEVPFTWIEFKVGSMGVFALERHDLVEHASAIRAAADRRAG encoded by the coding sequence ATGACCGGCGAATTGCAGACCATCGTGGACCTGATCCGCTACGCGGCCAGCCGCTTCAACGCAGCCGGCCTGACGTTCGGGCACAGCCACGACAACGCGATCGACGAGGCGACGCATCTGGTGTTGTCCAGCCTGCACTTGCCGCCCGACCTGCCGCCGGCTTACGGGAATGCACGCGTCACCGCCGATGAGAAGGCGAAGATCCTGGCGCTGATCGAACGCCGCATCGAGACCCGCGAACCCGTTGCCTACCTGGTCGGCGAGGCGTGGTTCGCGGGCATGCCTTTCAAGTCGGACCCACGCGCGCTGGTACCGCGTTCGCCGATCGCGGAATTGATCGAGGATGATTTCTCGCCGTGGCTGGATGGGCGCGAGGTCGAACGCGCGCTGGACCTGTGCACCGGTTCCGGCTGCATCGGCATCGCGATGGCCGCGCACAACCCGCACTGGCGCGTGGACATCGCCGACCTCAGTGACGACGCGCTGGCGCTGGCGCGCGAGAACATCGCGCTGCACCAGCTTGGCGATCGCGTGCGCGCGATCCGCTCCGATCTGTTCGAGGGTTTGCGCGATGAGTGCTACGACCTGATCGTGTCCAACCCGCCCTACGTCACCGACGCCGAATACGCGGCGCTGCCGGACGAGTACGCGCACGAGCCGAAGCTGGGGTTGACCGCCGGCGCGGATGGCCTCGACATCGCGCTGCGCATCCTGCGCGACGCACCCGGGCACCTGTCCGACGACGGACTCTTGATCGTCGAAGTCGGCGAATCCGAGCGTGCCTTGAACGCGCTGCTGCCCGAGGTGCCGTTCACCTGGATCGAGTTCAAGGTCGGGTCGATGGGCGTGTTCGCGCTGGAACGCCACGACCTCGTGGAGCATGCGTCGGCGATTCGCGCCGCGGCGGACCGGCGGGCCGGCTGA
- a CDS encoding Arabinose-proton symporter: MQRGGARASRRRALKYAQANDDHAFRNANPEGYAPMNTIAMTATGHARRHAAFVATLAALAGLMFGLDVGVISGAQQFIQKEFAVSDAVLERIVSSMMVGAAVGAALAAWLSVHFGRKRSLVFSGSLFVIGSLICAAAWSPGALIGARFVLGLAIGIAAFTAPLYLAEIAPPDRRGAMISTYQLMITIGIFVAFLSDTGFSYIEGWRWMLGIIALPGALFLIGVMGLPESPRWLVLKQRHEDADAVLQKLRGDPDAVRSEVAEIREQLRTPQQGWHLFLQNRNFRRSVALGVALQVVQQLTGINVVMYYAPRIFADMGYATSAQMWFTAIVGLTNVLATFIAIGFVDRIGRKPILYAGFVVMAIGLGVVGWLMHMGMATQGERLFAVTMLLLFVVGFAFSAGPLVWTLCSEIQPLKGRDFGIGVSTVTNWVSNAIVGATFLTLLNSFGHAHTFWLYAAFNALFVLFTWALIPETKGVTLEQIERKLMDGERLRDIGA, translated from the coding sequence ATGCAACGCGGCGGCGCCCGCGCGAGCCGCCGCCGCGCACTGAAGTATGCGCAAGCCAACGACGACCACGCTTTCCGCAACGCCAACCCCGAGGGGTACGCTCCGATGAACACGATCGCCATGACCGCCACCGGACACGCGCGCCGCCACGCCGCGTTCGTCGCCACCCTCGCCGCCCTGGCCGGGCTGATGTTCGGCCTCGACGTGGGGGTGATCTCGGGCGCGCAACAATTCATCCAGAAGGAATTCGCCGTCAGCGACGCGGTGCTGGAACGCATCGTCAGCAGCATGATGGTGGGCGCCGCGGTCGGCGCGGCCCTGGCCGCATGGCTGTCGGTGCACTTCGGGCGCAAACGCTCGCTGGTGTTCAGCGGCAGCCTGTTCGTGATCGGCTCGCTGATCTGCGCCGCCGCGTGGTCGCCCGGCGCGCTGATCGGCGCGCGCTTCGTGCTGGGCCTCGCGATCGGCATCGCCGCGTTCACCGCGCCGCTGTACCTCGCCGAGATCGCACCGCCCGACCGCCGCGGCGCGATGATTTCCACGTATCAGTTGATGATCACCATCGGCATCTTCGTGGCCTTCCTGTCCGACACCGGCTTCAGCTACATCGAAGGCTGGCGCTGGATGCTCGGGATCATCGCGCTGCCCGGCGCGCTGTTCCTGATCGGGGTGATGGGGCTGCCGGAAAGCCCGCGCTGGCTGGTGCTGAAGCAACGCCACGAAGACGCCGACGCGGTACTGCAGAAGCTGCGCGGCGATCCCGACGCGGTGCGCAGCGAAGTCGCCGAGATCAGGGAGCAACTGCGCACGCCGCAGCAAGGCTGGCACCTGTTCCTGCAGAACCGCAATTTCCGCCGGTCGGTGGCGCTCGGCGTCGCGCTGCAGGTGGTGCAGCAACTGACCGGCATCAACGTGGTGATGTACTACGCGCCGCGCATCTTCGCGGACATGGGTTACGCCACCAGCGCGCAGATGTGGTTCACCGCGATCGTCGGCCTGACCAACGTGCTGGCCACCTTCATCGCGATCGGATTCGTGGACCGGATCGGACGCAAGCCGATCCTGTACGCGGGCTTCGTGGTGATGGCGATCGGGCTGGGCGTGGTCGGCTGGCTGATGCACATGGGCATGGCCACCCAGGGCGAGCGCCTGTTCGCGGTGACGATGCTGCTGCTGTTCGTGGTCGGCTTCGCGTTCTCGGCCGGCCCGCTGGTGTGGACGCTGTGTTCGGAGATCCAGCCGCTCAAGGGCCGCGATTTCGGGATCGGCGTGTCCACCGTCACCAACTGGGTGAGCAACGCCATCGTCGGCGCCACCTTTCTCACCCTGCTCAACAGCTTCGGGCACGCGCACACGTTCTGGCTGTATGCCGCGTTCAACGCGCTGTTCGTGCTGTTCACCTGGGCGCTGATCCCCGAGACCAAGGGCGTCACGCTGGAACAGATCGAACGCAAGCTGATGGACGGCGAACGGCTGCGCGACATCGGCGCGTGA
- a CDS encoding Ribonuclease HI, with protein sequence MSGGDVVEIFTDGACLGNPGPGGWAALLRWRGTEKLLADGDPATTNNRMELMAAIAALESLKRACDVVLTTDSQYVRQGIEQWLAKWRANGWRTAAKEPVKNRDLWQRLAAAAEPHRIRWAWVRGHTGHPENERVDQAARAAAERFKESS encoded by the coding sequence ATGAGCGGCGGCGACGTGGTCGAAATCTTCACCGACGGCGCCTGCCTCGGCAATCCGGGGCCGGGAGGCTGGGCCGCCTTGCTGCGCTGGCGCGGCACCGAAAAATTGCTCGCGGACGGCGACCCGGCCACCACCAACAACCGCATGGAACTGATGGCGGCGATCGCGGCGCTGGAATCGCTGAAGCGCGCCTGCGACGTGGTGCTGACGACCGATTCGCAATACGTGCGGCAGGGCATCGAGCAGTGGCTCGCGAAATGGCGCGCCAACGGCTGGCGCACGGCTGCGAAGGAGCCGGTCAAGAACCGGGATCTCTGGCAACGGCTGGCGGCCGCGGCCGAACCCCATCGGATACGCTGGGCGTGGGTGCGCGGCCACACCGGGCACCCGGAAAACGAGCGCGTGGACCAGGCCGCGCGCGCCGCAGCCGAACGTTTCAAGGAATCGTCGTGA
- a CDS encoding Aspartate-semialdehyde dehydrogenase, which produces MSKRERYNVAMVGATGAVGETLLAILEERDFPVGELVPLASERSAGSTVRFRGREVTVRELAKHDFAGIDIAFFSAGGSVSREHAPRAAAAGAVVIDNTSEFRYVDDVPLVVSEVNPHAIAEYTTRNIIANPNCSTMQMLVALAPIHRAAGIERINVATYQSVSGAGRSGMEELGHQTADLLNFREVEPAKFTAQIAFNVIPHIDVFLDNGYTKEEMKMVWETRKILEDDAIQVNPTCVRVPVFYGHSEAVHIETRDKLDAAGARALLEQAEGVVVVDERKPGGYPTPVGHAAGKDPVFVGRIREDISHPNGLDLWVVSDNIRKGAALNAVQIAEILVREYL; this is translated from the coding sequence ATGAGCAAGCGAGAGCGTTACAACGTCGCAATGGTCGGCGCCACCGGGGCGGTCGGCGAAACCCTGCTGGCGATCCTCGAGGAACGCGACTTTCCCGTCGGCGAACTGGTGCCGCTGGCCAGCGAACGCTCGGCGGGCAGCACGGTGAGGTTCCGCGGCAGGGAAGTCACCGTGCGCGAGCTTGCGAAGCACGACTTCGCCGGCATCGACATCGCGTTCTTCTCGGCCGGCGGCTCGGTCAGCCGCGAACACGCGCCGCGCGCCGCGGCGGCCGGTGCGGTGGTGATCGACAACACCTCGGAGTTCCGTTACGTGGACGATGTGCCGCTGGTGGTCAGCGAGGTCAATCCACACGCGATCGCGGAATACACCACGCGCAACATCATCGCCAATCCCAACTGCTCGACCATGCAGATGCTGGTTGCGCTTGCGCCGATTCATCGCGCCGCCGGCATTGAACGCATCAACGTGGCCACCTATCAATCGGTGTCCGGCGCCGGCCGCTCGGGCATGGAGGAACTCGGCCACCAGACCGCCGACCTGCTGAACTTCCGCGAAGTCGAACCCGCGAAGTTCACCGCCCAGATCGCCTTCAACGTGATCCCACACATCGACGTGTTTCTCGACAACGGCTACACCAAGGAAGAAATGAAGATGGTGTGGGAAACCCGCAAGATCCTCGAGGACGATGCGATCCAGGTGAATCCGACCTGCGTGCGGGTGCCGGTGTTCTACGGCCATTCGGAGGCGGTGCACATCGAGACTCGCGACAAACTCGACGCAGCCGGCGCGCGCGCGCTGCTGGAGCAGGCCGAAGGCGTGGTGGTGGTGGACGAGCGCAAGCCCGGCGGCTACCCGACCCCGGTCGGACACGCGGCCGGCAAGGATCCGGTGTTCGTCGGCCGCATCCGCGAGGACATCTCGCACCCGAACGGGCTGGACCTGTGGGTGGTGTCCGACAACATCCGCAAGGGCGCGGCATTGAATGCGGTGCAGATCGCGGAGATACTGGTACGCGAATATCTGTGA
- a CDS encoding Phosphoribosylanthranilate isomerase, with amino-acid sequence MGRTRIKICGVTRVEDALLACELGADAIGLVMTPSSPRCVSIERARAIRDTLPAFVDAVVLTHGLPAGRVRAVIDGVRPDLVQFHGLEDAAFCAAFGVRYLKALGMAGDLDVRAIAAEHVHAAGFVLDGHPPGQQGGQGKTFDWSRIPKDLARPVILAGGLNPGNVADAIRAVRPWAVDLASGVESSPGIKDAAKLRAFFAAVGAADAEMSR; translated from the coding sequence ATGGGTCGTACTCGAATCAAAATCTGCGGCGTCACCCGCGTCGAGGATGCGCTGCTCGCCTGCGAGCTGGGCGCGGACGCGATCGGCCTGGTGATGACACCCAGCAGCCCGCGCTGCGTGTCGATCGAACGGGCGCGCGCGATCCGCGATACGCTGCCGGCGTTCGTCGATGCGGTGGTGTTGACTCACGGCCTGCCGGCCGGACGCGTGCGCGCGGTCATCGACGGCGTGCGGCCCGATCTGGTGCAATTCCACGGCCTCGAAGACGCCGCGTTCTGCGCAGCGTTCGGCGTGCGCTATCTCAAGGCGCTCGGGATGGCAGGTGACCTCGACGTGCGCGCGATCGCGGCCGAACATGTGCACGCCGCGGGCTTCGTGCTCGACGGCCATCCGCCGGGACAGCAGGGCGGGCAGGGCAAGACCTTCGACTGGTCGCGCATTCCGAAAGACCTGGCCCGGCCCGTCATTCTCGCGGGCGGGTTGAATCCCGGCAATGTGGCCGACGCGATCCGCGCGGTGCGGCCGTGGGCGGTCGATCTCGCCAGCGGCGTCGAGTCTTCGCCCGGCATCAAGGATGCCGCGAAGCTGCGCGCGTTCTTCGCCGCCGTAGGCGCCGCGGATGCGGAGATGAGCCGGTGA
- a CDS encoding Chorismate synthase: protein MSSNTFGKLFAVTTFGESHGPAIGCVIDGCPPGIAIAPEDFVHDLARRATGKSRYTSQRHEADEVEILSGVYEGRTTGTPIALLIRNTDARSKDYAGIAQTFRPGHADYTYWQKYGIRDPRGGGRASARETTMRVAAAVIAKKWLKEKHGVELHGWMAQMDDIVPALPADAAIDFGVVESNPFFWPVAAQVPELERRIDALRKAGDSCGARVNVVATGVPPGWGEPVYGKLDAELAEALMSINAVKGVEIGAGFASVAQKGTVHRDEMRLDGFTSNHAGGILGGISSGQDVLASIALKPTSSLPTSGRSVNLDGEEVEVRTTGRHDPCVGIRATPIAEAMVALVLMDQALRHRAQCGDVGEVAPRIPGTISREGEG, encoded by the coding sequence ATGTCCTCCAACACCTTCGGAAAACTGTTTGCGGTCACGACCTTCGGCGAATCGCACGGACCGGCGATCGGCTGCGTGATCGACGGCTGCCCGCCCGGCATCGCGATCGCGCCGGAGGATTTCGTGCACGACCTGGCGCGTCGCGCCACCGGCAAGTCGCGCTACACCTCGCAACGGCACGAGGCCGACGAGGTGGAAATCCTGTCGGGCGTGTACGAGGGCAGGACTACCGGCACACCGATCGCGCTGCTGATCCGCAACACCGACGCACGCTCGAAGGATTACGCCGGGATCGCGCAAACCTTCCGCCCCGGCCATGCCGACTACACCTATTGGCAAAAGTACGGCATCCGCGATCCGCGCGGCGGCGGACGCGCCTCCGCGCGTGAAACCACCATGCGGGTCGCCGCGGCGGTGATCGCGAAGAAGTGGCTGAAGGAAAAGCACGGCGTGGAGCTGCACGGCTGGATGGCGCAGATGGACGACATCGTGCCTGCGCTTCCGGCGGACGCGGCCATCGATTTCGGCGTGGTCGAATCCAATCCGTTCTTCTGGCCGGTCGCGGCGCAGGTGCCCGAGCTGGAACGACGCATCGATGCGCTGCGCAAGGCCGGGGACTCCTGCGGCGCGCGCGTCAACGTGGTCGCGACCGGCGTGCCGCCGGGCTGGGGCGAGCCGGTGTACGGCAAGCTCGACGCCGAACTGGCGGAGGCGCTGATGTCGATCAACGCGGTCAAGGGCGTGGAGATCGGCGCCGGTTTCGCCAGTGTTGCGCAAAAAGGAACTGTGCACCGGGACGAAATGCGTCTGGACGGCTTTACGTCCAACCATGCGGGCGGTATTCTGGGCGGCATTTCCAGCGGCCAGGATGTCCTTGCCTCGATCGCGCTGAAGCCGACGTCCAGCCTGCCGACGTCGGGACGCAGCGTGAACCTCGACGGCGAGGAAGTGGAAGTGCGCACCACGGGCCGCCACGATCCCTGCGTCGGCATCCGGGCCACGCCCATCGCCGAGGCGATGGTGGCGCTGGTGTTGATGGACCAGGCCTTGCGGCACCGCGCGCAGTGCGGCGATGTGGGGGAAGTGGCACCTCGTATCCCCGGAACAATATCGCGAGAAGGTGAAGGGTAA
- a CDS encoding DNA polymerase III epsilon subunit has translation MTRHIVLDTETTGLEVASGHRVIEIGCVELVDRRPSGRSFQRYLDPERAIDAGAVAVHGITDDFLRGKPKFADIVDDFLAFIEGAELLIHNAAFDTAFLDEELKRAGAIHGRVADHAVVVDTLALARRKYPGQKNTLDALCKRLGIDNSHREVHGALLDAHLLADVWVAMTAGQGALALGGDAPAGATATVRAASLEVTARPRVQRADVAENAAHEKRLANLDKACGGESLWRRIAGESAGA, from the coding sequence GTGACCCGCCACATCGTTCTGGACACGGAAACCACCGGGCTCGAAGTCGCGAGCGGCCATCGCGTGATCGAAATCGGCTGCGTCGAACTGGTCGACCGCCGCCCCAGCGGGCGCAGCTTCCAGCGTTACCTCGATCCCGAACGCGCCATCGATGCCGGCGCGGTCGCGGTGCACGGGATCACCGACGACTTCCTGCGCGGCAAACCGAAGTTCGCCGACATCGTCGATGATTTCCTCGCGTTCATCGAAGGCGCCGAGTTGCTGATCCACAACGCCGCGTTCGATACGGCGTTCCTGGACGAGGAGTTGAAGCGCGCCGGAGCCATCCACGGCCGCGTGGCCGACCACGCGGTGGTGGTGGACACCCTGGCGCTGGCGCGCCGCAAGTATCCCGGCCAGAAGAACACGCTGGATGCACTGTGCAAGCGCCTCGGCATCGACAACAGCCACCGCGAGGTGCACGGCGCCCTGCTCGACGCCCACCTGCTGGCCGACGTGTGGGTGGCGATGACGGCCGGGCAGGGCGCGCTGGCGCTGGGCGGTGACGCGCCGGCCGGTGCGACGGCGACGGTGCGCGCGGCGAGCCTGGAGGTCACGGCGCGCCCGCGCGTGCAGCGTGCGGACGTGGCGGAAAACGCCGCACACGAAAAGCGTCTGGCGAACCTGGACAAGGCCTGCGGCGGCGAAAGCCTGTGGCGGCGGATCGCGGGCGAATCGGCCGGCGCTTGA
- a CDS encoding Hydroxyacylglutathione hydrolase, whose amino-acid sequence MLSLRALPALRDNYIWMLADAASGSALVVDPGEARPVLRALEQGGLALTAILLTHHHADHIGGAAELAAHYPGATIHAPHDERIALQATRVGDGDAIEIAAPAAHFEVLDVHGHTRSHIAYYGEGLLFCGDTLFSLGCGRMFEGTPEQMLASLDRLAALPGDTRVCCGHEYTLANAAFALTVEPENDALKSRTDAARRLRARGEPTLPARLADERAANPFLRVDAIADARMPWPSGATPTRKRVDRFAALRLAKDHFPT is encoded by the coding sequence ATGCTTTCCCTGCGTGCCCTGCCCGCCCTGCGCGACAACTACATCTGGATGCTGGCCGACGCCGCATCCGGCAGCGCGCTGGTGGTCGATCCCGGCGAAGCGCGGCCGGTGTTGCGTGCGCTGGAACAGGGCGGCCTCGCACTGACCGCGATCCTGCTGACCCACCACCACGCGGACCACATCGGCGGCGCCGCCGAACTTGCGGCGCATTATCCCGGCGCCACGATCCACGCCCCGCACGACGAACGCATCGCCTTGCAGGCCACGCGCGTCGGCGACGGCGACGCCATCGAAATCGCTGCGCCGGCCGCGCACTTCGAAGTGCTGGACGTGCACGGACACACCCGCAGCCACATCGCCTACTACGGCGAAGGCCTGCTGTTCTGCGGCGACACCCTGTTCAGCCTGGGCTGCGGCCGGATGTTCGAAGGCACGCCCGAGCAGATGCTGGCCTCGCTGGACCGGCTCGCCGCGTTGCCGGGCGATACCCGGGTTTGCTGCGGACATGAATACACCCTCGCCAACGCGGCCTTCGCGCTGACGGTCGAACCCGAGAACGACGCCCTCAAGTCGCGTACCGACGCCGCCCGCAGGCTGCGCGCGCGCGGCGAACCCACCCTGCCGGCACGTCTGGCCGACGAACGCGCCGCCAATCCCTTCCTGCGGGTGGACGCGATCGCCGACGCACGCATGCCATGGCCTAGCGGTGCCACGCCGACACGCAAGCGTGTAGACCGCTTCGCCGCGCTCAGACTGGCCAAGGATCACTTCCCGACATGA
- a CDS encoding tRNA pseudouridine(38-40) synthase encodes MRVALGIEYDGTDFLGWQRLAHGPSVQAAVEAALAFVADHPVAVTCAGRTDAGVHARCQVVHFDTAAEREPRSWVLGATTRLPRAIAVLWARQVPDDFHARFSARARRYRYVILNRAVRPALDARFVAWERAPLDADAMHAAAQVLAGERDFSSFRAVSCQAAHARRCVTAIGVRREGAQVILEIEANAFLHHMVRNIAGSLLEVGRGERPVGWIAELLAARDRNLAGATAMPQGLTFLGPRYPSEWALPPEVTL; translated from the coding sequence ATGCGCGTCGCGCTGGGCATCGAATACGACGGCACCGATTTCCTCGGCTGGCAACGGCTGGCGCATGGACCCAGCGTGCAGGCCGCAGTCGAAGCGGCGCTGGCGTTCGTCGCCGATCATCCGGTCGCGGTGACCTGCGCGGGGCGCACCGACGCCGGCGTGCACGCGCGCTGCCAGGTGGTGCATTTCGACACGGCCGCCGAACGCGAGCCGCGCAGCTGGGTGCTGGGCGCCACCACGCGCCTGCCGCGCGCAATCGCGGTGCTGTGGGCGCGCCAAGTCCCGGACGATTTCCACGCGCGCTTCTCTGCGCGCGCGCGGCGCTATCGCTATGTCATCCTCAATCGCGCGGTCCGTCCCGCGCTGGATGCGCGTTTCGTCGCCTGGGAACGCGCGCCGCTGGATGCGGACGCGATGCACGCAGCGGCGCAGGTGCTGGCGGGCGAACGGGATTTCTCCTCGTTCCGCGCGGTATCGTGCCAGGCCGCGCACGCGCGCCGTTGCGTGACCGCGATCGGCGTGCGGCGCGAGGGCGCGCAAGTGATCCTGGAGATCGAAGCCAACGCGTTCCTGCACCACATGGTGCGCAACATTGCGGGTTCATTGCTGGAAGTCGGGCGCGGCGAACGTCCGGTCGGATGGATTGCCGAACTGCTGGCCGCGCGCGACCGCAATCTCGCGGGCGCCACCGCCATGCCGCAAGGCCTGACCTTTCTCGGGCCGCGCTATCCGTCAGAATGGGCGCTCCCACCCGAAGTTACCTTGTAA
- a CDS encoding Phosphatidylserine decarboxylase produces MTAMSPAILAQYLLPHKTLSRIVRAATRWTWRPWKDFLIGRVVRVYRVDMDEATQPDPFAYPSFNAFFTRALREGARSADGDAGTIVSPVDGRVSQLGRIEDGRILQAKGCTYSVAELLADSEAAVTYRTGIFATLYLSPRDYHRVHMPLDGELVETVHVPGRLFSVAPKPVAEIPNLFARNERLVCHFEGERGPFVVAMVGAMLVSGITTVWNGPEVPPYARAIVRRDWRGRGIRLDRAAEMARFEMGSTVIVLLPAGRLDPGLGAGTPVRLGQRLAEW; encoded by the coding sequence ATGACCGCCATGTCTCCCGCCATCCTCGCCCAGTACCTGCTGCCGCACAAAACCCTGAGCCGCATCGTGCGCGCGGCCACGCGCTGGACCTGGCGGCCGTGGAAGGATTTCCTGATCGGCCGCGTGGTGCGCGTCTATCGCGTGGACATGGACGAAGCCACGCAACCTGACCCATTCGCGTATCCGAGCTTCAACGCGTTTTTTACCCGCGCGTTGCGCGAAGGCGCGCGCAGCGCGGACGGCGATGCCGGAACCATCGTCAGCCCGGTGGATGGCCGCGTCAGCCAACTCGGACGCATCGAGGACGGCCGCATCCTGCAGGCCAAGGGCTGCACCTATTCGGTGGCCGAACTGCTGGCCGACTCGGAAGCCGCCGTGACCTACCGCACCGGCATCTTCGCGACGCTCTACCTCTCGCCGCGCGACTACCACCGCGTGCACATGCCGCTGGACGGCGAGCTGGTGGAAACCGTGCACGTGCCGGGACGCCTGTTCAGCGTCGCGCCCAAACCCGTTGCCGAAATCCCGAACCTGTTCGCGCGCAACGAGCGGCTGGTCTGCCACTTCGAGGGCGAACGCGGCCCGTTCGTGGTGGCGATGGTGGGCGCGATGCTGGTTTCGGGCATCACCACGGTGTGGAATGGCCCGGAAGTGCCGCCCTACGCGCGCGCCATCGTGCGGCGCGACTGGCGCGGCCGCGGCATCCGGCTGGACCGCGCGGCCGAAATGGCGCGTTTCGAGATGGGCTCCACGGTGATCGTGCTGCTGCCGGCGGGCCGACTCGACCCCGGCCTCGGCGCCGGAACCCCGGTCCGGCTGGGCCAGCGGTTGGCGGAATGGTGA
- a CDS encoding Protein serine/threonine phosphatase PrpC, regulation of stationary phase, giving the protein MIEIGHASHTGLRRECNEDSYWADTELGLFLVVDGIGGPGRGDAAAAIVRDALVGAARRGGDLESAIRDAGTAIATFASATAQHSPTGATLAALRIDGGQFEAARIGDARIYLWQHGELTPLCTGEPLPSSERETTAGAEANPKRNRITQALGITPVGELDAALVQATLERGMQFLLCSDGLTEELGERELAAMLARSDLAAQECVDQLLLAALDAGGRDNVSVVLVRVS; this is encoded by the coding sequence ATGATCGAAATCGGACACGCCAGCCATACCGGGCTGCGCCGCGAATGCAACGAGGATTCCTATTGGGCGGATACCGAACTCGGCCTGTTCCTGGTCGTGGACGGCATCGGCGGACCCGGACGCGGTGACGCGGCGGCCGCGATCGTGCGCGATGCGCTGGTCGGCGCCGCGCGCCGCGGCGGCGATCTGGAATCCGCCATCCGCGACGCCGGCACGGCCATCGCCACGTTCGCGTCCGCGACCGCCCAACATTCGCCGACCGGCGCGACGCTGGCGGCGCTGCGCATCGATGGCGGGCAGTTCGAGGCTGCGCGGATCGGCGACGCGCGCATCTACCTCTGGCAACACGGCGAACTCACGCCGCTGTGCACCGGCGAGCCGCTGCCATCGTCCGAACGCGAGACGACGGCCGGCGCGGAAGCCAATCCGAAACGCAACCGGATCACCCAGGCGCTCGGCATCACGCCCGTTGGCGAACTCGATGCCGCACTCGTCCAGGCAACACTGGAACGCGGCATGCAATTCCTGCTGTGCAGCGACGGCCTGACCGAGGAACTGGGCGAACGCGAACTCGCCGCGATGCTGGCGCGCAGCGACCTGGCCGCGCAGGAGTGCGTCGATCAACTGCTGCTGGCCGCGCTGGACGCGGGCGGGCGCGACAACGTCAGCGTCGTGCTGGTGCGGGTGTCGTAG